In a genomic window of Streptomyces sp. BHT-5-2:
- a CDS encoding HoxN/HupN/NixA family nickel/cobalt transporter codes for MTRAEWGRMAGMAGFILALHVIGWFTLVAIVAPEHYSLGTKSFGIGIGVTAYTLGMRHAFDADHIAAIDNTTRKLMHEGQRPLSVGFWFSLGHSSIVFGLAFLLSLGVKALAGPLKDDNSQLHAVTGLIGTTVSGVFLYVIAAINIVILVGIWGVFRRMRAGAFDEAALEEQLNKRGLMNRLLGRVMKSITKPWQMYPLGLLFGLGFDTATEIALLVMAGSGAASGLPWYAILCLPVLFAAGMSLLDTIDGSFMNFAYGWAFSKPVRKVYYNLTITGLSVAVALIIGTVELLGLLADKLDLHGAFWDWVGGLDLNVIGFAIVGMFFLTWIVALAVWKFGRIEEKWTAQVRPAEQPAAD; via the coding sequence ATGACCCGCGCCGAATGGGGGCGGATGGCCGGTATGGCCGGGTTCATTCTCGCGCTGCATGTGATCGGCTGGTTCACGCTGGTGGCGATCGTGGCCCCGGAGCACTACAGCCTCGGCACCAAGAGCTTCGGCATCGGCATCGGCGTGACCGCGTACACCCTCGGCATGCGGCACGCCTTCGACGCCGACCACATCGCCGCCATCGACAACACCACCCGGAAGCTGATGCACGAGGGGCAGCGACCGCTCTCCGTCGGCTTCTGGTTCTCGCTGGGGCACTCCAGCATCGTCTTCGGGCTCGCGTTCCTGCTCTCACTCGGCGTCAAGGCGCTCGCCGGCCCGCTCAAGGACGACAACTCCCAACTGCACGCGGTGACCGGACTGATCGGCACCACCGTCTCGGGCGTCTTCCTCTACGTCATCGCCGCGATCAACATCGTGATCCTGGTGGGGATCTGGGGGGTCTTCCGGCGGATGCGGGCCGGTGCCTTCGACGAGGCCGCGCTGGAGGAGCAGCTGAACAAGCGCGGCCTGATGAACCGCCTGCTCGGCCGCGTCATGAAGTCGATCACCAAGCCGTGGCAGATGTATCCGCTCGGCCTGCTCTTCGGCCTCGGCTTCGACACCGCCACCGAGATCGCGCTGCTGGTGATGGCCGGCTCCGGCGCCGCCTCCGGGCTGCCCTGGTACGCCATCCTCTGCCTGCCGGTGCTGTTCGCCGCCGGTATGAGCCTGCTGGACACCATCGACGGCTCGTTCATGAACTTCGCCTACGGCTGGGCCTTCTCCAAGCCGGTCCGCAAGGTCTACTACAACCTCACCATCACCGGCCTCTCGGTCGCGGTGGCCCTGATCATCGGGACGGTGGAGCTGCTCGGCCTGCTCGCCGACAAGCTCGACCTGCACGGCGCCTTCTGGGACTGGGTCGGCGGCCTGGACCTGAACGTCATCGGCTTCGCCATCGTCGGGATGTTCTTCCTCACCTGGATCGTCGCCCTCGCGGTGTGGAAGTTCGGCCGCATCGAGGAGAAGTGGACGGCCCAGGTCCGCCCGGCGGAGCAGCCCGCCGCCGACTGA
- a CDS encoding GMC family oxidoreductase, with translation MSDATHVEQTDSFDYVVVGGGTAGSVVAARLSEDPSVTVCLLEAGPSDVGDENILRLDRWMGLLASGYDWDYPVEPQENGNSFMRHARAKVLGGCSSHNSCIAFWAPAEDLDEWAALGCTGWSAADCFPLFQRLESNDAPGEHHGRSGPVTLRSVPPKDPCGAALLRACAAVGIPTTPFNTGTTVVRGANWFQINCRPDGTRSSASVSYLHPVLGRRRNLDVRTGVQARRLNFDRDRRCTGVDYLSPDLIHTRTVTARREVIVSCGAIDSPKLLMLSGIGPADHLRALGIAPLVDAPGVGANLQDHPEGVIMWDAGQPMVDTSTQWWEIGIFYDTQPDLDRPDLMFHYGQVPFDMNTYRRGYPTSENAFCLTPNVTRARSHGTVRLRTRDFRDKPKVDPRYFTHEHDVRVMTYGLRLARDIVAQAPMAEWAGAELSPGPDVRTDEDLLEYIRTTHNTVYHPACTVAMGAADDLATPLDPQLRVKGTTGLRVADGSAMPFLTAVNPCITTMMIGEKCADLIRAE, from the coding sequence ATGTCCGACGCAACGCACGTGGAGCAGACCGACTCGTTCGACTACGTCGTGGTCGGCGGCGGTACGGCCGGCTCCGTGGTGGCCGCCCGGCTCAGCGAGGACCCGTCCGTCACGGTCTGCCTGCTGGAGGCGGGCCCCTCGGATGTCGGGGACGAGAACATCCTGCGGCTGGACCGCTGGATGGGGCTGCTGGCGTCCGGCTACGACTGGGACTACCCGGTCGAACCACAGGAGAACGGCAACAGTTTCATGCGGCACGCCCGCGCAAAGGTCCTCGGCGGCTGCTCCTCGCACAACTCCTGTATCGCCTTCTGGGCGCCGGCCGAGGACCTCGACGAGTGGGCGGCGCTGGGCTGCACGGGCTGGAGCGCGGCCGACTGCTTCCCGCTTTTCCAGCGGCTGGAGAGCAACGACGCGCCCGGCGAGCACCACGGCCGCTCCGGACCGGTCACCCTGCGCAGCGTCCCGCCCAAGGACCCGTGCGGGGCGGCGCTGCTCCGGGCCTGCGCGGCGGTGGGCATCCCCACCACCCCGTTCAACACCGGCACGACCGTGGTCCGCGGGGCGAACTGGTTCCAGATCAACTGCCGCCCGGACGGCACCCGTTCCTCCGCCTCGGTCTCCTATCTGCACCCCGTGCTGGGCCGGCGGCGGAACCTCGACGTCCGCACCGGGGTGCAGGCCAGGCGGCTGAACTTCGACCGCGACCGGCGGTGCACCGGCGTGGACTACCTCTCCCCCGACCTGATCCACACCCGCACCGTCACCGCCCGCCGCGAGGTGATCGTCTCCTGCGGTGCCATCGACTCCCCCAAGCTGCTGATGCTCTCCGGCATCGGCCCCGCCGACCATCTGCGCGCCCTGGGCATCGCGCCGCTGGTGGACGCGCCGGGCGTGGGCGCCAACCTCCAGGACCACCCCGAGGGCGTCATCATGTGGGACGCCGGGCAGCCGATGGTGGACACCTCCACGCAGTGGTGGGAGATCGGCATCTTCTACGACACCCAACCGGACCTGGACCGGCCGGACCTGATGTTCCACTACGGCCAGGTGCCGTTCGACATGAACACCTACCGCCGCGGCTATCCGACGTCCGAGAACGCCTTCTGCCTCACCCCGAACGTCACCCGCGCCCGCTCGCACGGCACGGTCCGGCTGCGCACCCGGGACTTCCGCGACAAGCCCAAGGTGGACCCGCGCTACTTCACCCATGAGCACGACGTCCGGGTGATGACCTACGGGCTCCGGCTGGCCCGCGACATCGTCGCCCAGGCACCGATGGCCGAGTGGGCCGGTGCGGAGCTGTCCCCGGGGCCGGACGTGCGCACCGACGAGGATCTGCTGGAGTACATCCGAACCACCCACAACACCGTCTACCACCCGGCGTGCACCGTGGCGATGGGCGCCGCCGACGACCTGGCCACCCCGCTGGACCCGCAGCTGCGGGTGAAGGGCACGACCGGACTGCGGGTGGCGGACGGCTCGGCGATGCCGTTCCTGACCGCGGTCAACCCGTGCATCACCACGATGATGATCGGCGAGAAGTGCGCGGACCTGATCCGGGCTGAGTGA
- a CDS encoding APC family permease, producing MTPSGSEPSGPAAGGPADDGEHEDGALAELGYKPELKRTLGNFHTFAAGISYISILTGTFQLFYFGVSHGGPAYWWSWPMVFCGQLMVALCFCELACRYPVAGSIYNWAKQLGGPHVGWLGGWMMLTASTVSLAAVALAYQVTLPQISSWFQVIGTGTGQTDAAANAVLLGTVLITFTTLVNAFGVKLMARINSAGVAIELVAAIVLILLLAAHTTRGPATALTDTFGKGQGQSLGYLGAFLTASLASAYVMYGFDTASSLGEESKDPARNAPRAILRALIASFLIGGLILLFALLAVPDLHNERLSVDGLQYVVLATLGSTVGQIVLWCVVIAITVCELAVHTAAIRLAFAMARDNNLPASSKLARVSPRFQTPVVPAVVIGLVGVAVLLINVNQPQIFSVITSIAIIMIYLAYLMVTLPMLVQRLRGRWTTRQGAFSLGKFGLPVNILAVLWGLAMSVNLAWPRAAVYNATGPQHWYLRWGAFLFIGVVALGGFAYYWFVQRHRTGVLASHAAEESDSGDAATPAP from the coding sequence GTGACGCCCTCCGGTTCCGAGCCCTCCGGTCCCGCCGCGGGCGGTCCGGCCGACGACGGCGAGCACGAGGACGGGGCGCTGGCCGAACTCGGCTACAAGCCCGAACTCAAGCGCACCCTCGGCAACTTCCACACCTTCGCCGCCGGCATCAGCTACATCTCCATCCTCACCGGCACCTTCCAGCTGTTCTACTTCGGGGTGAGCCACGGCGGGCCGGCCTACTGGTGGTCCTGGCCGATGGTCTTCTGCGGCCAGCTGATGGTCGCGCTGTGCTTCTGCGAGCTGGCCTGCCGCTATCCGGTGGCGGGGTCGATCTACAACTGGGCGAAGCAGCTGGGCGGTCCGCACGTGGGCTGGCTCGGGGGCTGGATGATGCTCACCGCGTCGACGGTCTCGCTGGCCGCGGTGGCGCTGGCCTACCAGGTGACGCTGCCGCAGATCTCGTCGTGGTTCCAGGTCATCGGGACCGGCACCGGCCAGACCGACGCGGCCGCCAACGCGGTCCTGTTGGGCACCGTCCTGATCACCTTCACCACCCTGGTCAACGCCTTCGGTGTGAAGCTGATGGCGCGGATCAACTCGGCGGGCGTGGCCATCGAGCTGGTCGCCGCGATCGTGCTGATCCTGCTGCTGGCCGCGCACACCACCCGCGGCCCGGCCACCGCGCTCACCGACACCTTCGGCAAGGGCCAGGGCCAGAGCCTGGGCTACCTCGGCGCGTTCCTGACCGCCTCGCTCGCCTCCGCGTACGTCATGTACGGCTTCGACACCGCCTCCTCACTGGGCGAGGAGTCCAAGGACCCGGCCCGCAACGCGCCCCGGGCGATCCTGCGGGCGCTGATCGCCTCGTTCCTCATCGGCGGGCTGATCCTGCTGTTCGCGTTGCTGGCCGTCCCCGATCTGCACAACGAGCGGCTCTCGGTGGACGGCCTCCAGTACGTCGTCCTGGCCACCCTCGGGTCGACGGTCGGGCAGATCGTCCTGTGGTGCGTGGTCATCGCGATCACGGTCTGCGAACTGGCCGTGCACACCGCCGCCATCCGGCTGGCGTTCGCGATGGCCCGGGACAACAACCTCCCGGCGTCCTCGAAGCTGGCCCGGGTCAGCCCGCGGTTCCAGACGCCGGTGGTGCCCGCGGTGGTGATCGGGCTGGTCGGGGTCGCGGTGCTGCTGATCAACGTCAACCAGCCGCAGATCTTCTCGGTGATCACCAGCATCGCGATCATCATGATCTACCTGGCGTATCTGATGGTGACGCTGCCGATGCTGGTGCAGCGGCTGCGTGGCAGGTGGACGACGCGGCAGGGCGCCTTCTCGCTGGGGAAGTTCGGTCTGCCGGTGAACATCCTGGCGGTGCTGTGGGGGCTGGCGATGTCCGTCAACCTCGCCTGGCCGCGCGCCGCGGTCTACAACGCCACCGGCCCGCAGCACTGGTATCTGCGCTGGGGCGCCTTCCTCTTCATCGGCGTGGTGGCGCTCGGCGGCTTCGCCTACTACTGGTTCGTCCAGCGGCACCGCACCGGCGTACTGGCCTCGCACGCCGCGGAGGAGTCGGACTCCGGCGACGCCGCCACCCCCGCGCCCTGA
- a CDS encoding aldehyde dehydrogenase family protein, whose amino-acid sequence MPELFIGGQWTAAADGQVREIRCPADGTLVATVDEGGPKDAAAAVTAARVAFDDGSWPRTPAAERGRVVLRVAELLERDRDTLARAESLDTGKRLVESGYDMDDIANCFRYFGNLGAAGGTDRVVDAGTPEADSTVRHEPVGVCALITPWNYPLLQTAWKVAPALAAGNTFVLKPSELTPHTAIHLMRLLTEAGVPDGAANLVLGAGPAVGAPLTEDPRVDLVSFTGGLVTGRRIMAAAAPTVKKIALELGGKNPNIVFADADFETAVDYALTAIFLHSGQVCSAGARLLVQNALHDRFVDEVVARARRIPLGGPFDERARTGPLISAAHREKVAAYVAAGLDEGAVLRCGGAPPADPELADGFYYLPTVLDECTPDMSVVRDESFGPVLTVERFRDEDEAVSLANDTVYGLAGAVWTQDGERAHRVASRLRAGTVWINDFHPYVPQAEWGGMKQSGIGRELGPAGLAEYQEAKHIWRNTAPRPQRWFE is encoded by the coding sequence ATGCCGGAGCTGTTCATCGGCGGTCAGTGGACCGCAGCGGCCGACGGGCAGGTGCGGGAGATCCGCTGCCCGGCGGACGGCACGCTGGTCGCCACGGTCGACGAGGGCGGCCCCAAGGACGCGGCGGCGGCCGTCACCGCCGCCCGGGTGGCCTTCGACGACGGGTCGTGGCCGCGCACCCCCGCCGCCGAGCGCGGCCGGGTGGTGCTCCGCGTCGCCGAGCTGCTGGAGCGCGACCGGGACACGCTGGCCCGCGCCGAGTCGCTGGACACCGGCAAGCGGCTGGTGGAGAGCGGCTACGACATGGACGACATCGCGAACTGCTTCCGCTACTTCGGCAACCTCGGGGCGGCCGGCGGCACCGACCGGGTGGTGGACGCCGGCACGCCGGAGGCCGACAGCACGGTGCGGCACGAGCCGGTCGGCGTCTGCGCGCTGATCACGCCGTGGAACTACCCGCTGCTGCAGACCGCCTGGAAGGTCGCGCCGGCCCTGGCCGCCGGGAACACCTTCGTCCTGAAGCCGAGCGAGCTGACCCCGCACACCGCGATCCACCTGATGCGGCTGCTGACGGAGGCCGGGGTACCGGACGGGGCGGCCAACCTCGTCCTGGGCGCCGGGCCGGCGGTCGGGGCGCCACTGACGGAGGATCCGCGGGTGGACCTGGTGTCGTTCACCGGCGGGCTGGTCACCGGCCGCCGCATCATGGCCGCGGCGGCGCCCACGGTGAAGAAGATCGCCCTCGAACTGGGCGGCAAGAACCCCAACATCGTCTTCGCGGACGCCGACTTCGAGACCGCCGTCGACTACGCCCTGACCGCGATCTTCCTGCACTCCGGGCAGGTCTGTTCGGCGGGCGCCCGGCTGCTGGTCCAGAACGCGCTGCACGACCGCTTCGTGGACGAGGTGGTGGCCCGCGCCCGACGCATCCCGCTCGGCGGCCCGTTCGACGAGCGGGCCCGCACCGGCCCGCTGATCTCCGCCGCGCACCGGGAGAAGGTCGCGGCGTACGTGGCGGCGGGGCTGGACGAGGGCGCGGTGCTGCGCTGCGGCGGGGCGCCCCCCGCCGACCCGGAGCTGGCGGACGGCTTCTACTACCTGCCGACGGTGCTGGACGAGTGCACCCCGGACATGTCGGTGGTGCGCGACGAGTCGTTCGGGCCGGTGCTGACGGTCGAGCGGTTCCGCGACGAGGACGAGGCGGTGTCGCTGGCCAACGACACGGTGTACGGGCTGGCGGGGGCGGTGTGGACGCAGGACGGCGAGCGCGCGCACCGGGTGGCGTCCCGGCTGCGGGCCGGCACGGTGTGGATCAACGACTTCCATCCCTATGTGCCACAGGCCGAGTGGGGCGGGATGAAGCAGTCCGGGATCGGCCGGGAGCTGGGGCCGGCCGGGCTGGCGGAGTACCAGGAGGCCAAGCACATCTGGCGGAACACCGCGCCGCGTCCGCAGAGGTGGTTCGAGTGA
- a CDS encoding DUF6314 family protein: MHLVPDVAAYLAGRWHIERAVHDLRSGRAGSFRGTADFRPDGPDGALRHAEEGELTWDGAVHLATRTLRLRPRPDGTAAVTFADGRPFHDLDLRTGHWTAHHPCAADRYEGTFTAVAADRWHLEWRVTGPAKDQLLRSEYRRTG, encoded by the coding sequence ATGCACCTGGTCCCCGACGTCGCCGCCTATCTCGCCGGCCGCTGGCACATCGAGCGCGCCGTCCACGACCTGCGTTCCGGCCGCGCGGGCAGCTTCCGGGGCACCGCGGACTTCCGGCCGGACGGCCCCGACGGGGCGCTCCGCCACGCCGAGGAGGGCGAGCTGACCTGGGACGGCGCGGTGCATCTCGCGACCCGCACCCTGCGGCTGCGGCCGCGCCCCGACGGCACCGCCGCGGTCACCTTCGCCGACGGCCGCCCGTTCCACGACCTGGACCTGCGGACCGGCCACTGGACCGCCCACCACCCCTGCGCGGCGGACCGCTACGAGGGCACCTTCACCGCCGTCGCCGCGGACCGCTGGCACCTGGAGTGGCGGGTCACCGGCCCGGCCAAGGACCAGCTCCTGCGCTCGGAATACCGCCGCACCGGCTGA
- a CDS encoding class I SAM-dependent methyltransferase: MTTEQSESTDRAPLGPPAGGPVAQPGVEEMVRANEANWDARTPVHVASAFYGLDGSRRPDDWFAPFEWADLGELAGRDVLHLQCHLGTETAAFADRGARAVGLDFSAEAVAQARRLAAETGREMEFVRSDVYRAVAALGDRRFDVIYTGKGAVCYLPDLAAWAETVATLLRPGGTFYLVEFHPLLNALGPTPPTDPDIPALLLRHDYLAGRGALRSDTPTTYTDGPPLRSATTSYEWRHGVGEVVDALLGAGLSLRGLRETEVLPWPRFPSMVPDADGWWRLPDSEPIIPLLYAVRAVKPAQP, encoded by the coding sequence ATGACCACAGAGCAGAGCGAGTCCACGGACCGGGCACCGCTCGGTCCGCCCGCCGGTGGACCGGTGGCACAGCCCGGCGTCGAGGAGATGGTGCGCGCCAACGAGGCCAACTGGGACGCCCGTACCCCGGTCCATGTGGCCAGTGCGTTCTACGGCCTGGACGGGTCGCGGCGGCCCGACGACTGGTTCGCGCCGTTCGAGTGGGCCGACCTCGGGGAGCTGGCCGGGCGCGATGTGCTGCATCTGCAGTGCCATCTGGGCACCGAGACGGCCGCGTTCGCGGACCGGGGCGCGCGGGCGGTGGGGCTGGACTTCTCCGCCGAGGCGGTGGCGCAGGCGCGGCGGCTGGCGGCGGAGACGGGCCGGGAGATGGAGTTCGTGCGCTCGGACGTCTACCGGGCCGTGGCGGCGCTCGGCGACCGCCGGTTCGATGTGATCTACACCGGCAAGGGCGCGGTCTGCTATCTGCCGGACCTCGCCGCCTGGGCGGAGACCGTCGCCACGCTGCTGCGCCCGGGCGGGACGTTCTATCTGGTGGAGTTCCATCCGCTGCTCAACGCGCTGGGCCCGACGCCGCCGACCGACCCGGACATCCCGGCGCTGCTGCTCCGTCACGACTATCTGGCGGGCCGGGGCGCCCTGCGCAGTGACACCCCCACCACCTACACCGACGGCCCGCCGCTCCGGAGTGCCACGACGAGTTACGAGTGGCGGCACGGCGTCGGCGAGGTCGTCGACGCGCTGCTCGGGGCCGGGCTGAGCCTGCGGGGCCTCCGGGAGACCGAGGTGCTGCCGTGGCCGCGTTTCCCGTCGATGGTGCCGGACGCCGACGGCTGGTGGCGGCTGCCCGACTCGGAGCCGATCATTCCGCTGCTGTACGCGGTGCGGGCGGTGAAGCCGGCGCAGCCGTAG
- a CDS encoding ATP-binding cassette domain-containing protein: protein MYDLTGVTKHYRRGGELVRALDGVGFSVADGTALAVQGPPGAGSSTLLRILGGLERPTGGSVLLDGTDLATVTASRLGRIRTESIGLLGPADGDRIEPVAGLTVRQGVAAALAPLRLRPVDRWELAGDALAEVGLAGRGELLPAELDPYARRRAALARALVKRPTVLLADRPTDGLPPSARADFTELLVRVWGAHRLTFVVATDDEALAGRAVRRLVLAGGRVVTAGRVAGSGRGGADAWCPRGAER, encoded by the coding sequence GTGTACGACCTGACCGGCGTGACGAAGCACTACCGCCGCGGTGGCGAGCTGGTGCGGGCCCTGGACGGCGTCGGGTTCTCGGTGGCGGACGGCACCGCGCTCGCCGTCCAGGGGCCGCCCGGCGCGGGCAGTTCGACGCTGCTGCGGATCCTCGGCGGGCTGGAGCGGCCGACCGGCGGCAGCGTGCTGCTCGACGGTACGGATCTGGCCACCGTCACCGCGTCGCGGCTCGGCCGGATCCGGACCGAGTCGATCGGGCTGCTCGGGCCTGCCGACGGCGACCGGATCGAGCCGGTCGCGGGGCTGACCGTGCGGCAGGGCGTGGCCGCCGCACTGGCCCCGCTGCGGCTGCGGCCCGTCGATCGCTGGGAGCTGGCCGGGGACGCGCTGGCGGAGGTCGGGCTGGCCGGGCGGGGGGAGCTGCTGCCGGCGGAGCTGGATCCGTACGCGCGGCGGCGGGCGGCGCTCGCCCGGGCGCTGGTCAAGCGGCCCACGGTGCTGCTCGCGGACCGGCCGACCGATGGTCTGCCGCCGTCGGCCCGGGCCGATTTCACAGAGCTGCTGGTGCGCGTGTGGGGCGCGCACCGGCTCACCTTCGTCGTCGCCACGGACGACGAGGCACTGGCCGGGCGGGCGGTGCGGCGGCTGGTGCTCGCCGGGGGCCGGGTGGTCACCGCGGGCCGGGTGGCCGGTTCCGGTCGGGGCGGGGCGGACGCGTGGTGTCCACGTGGCGCGGAGCGGTAG
- a CDS encoding SAM-dependent methyltransferase, which translates to MSQEIRPPAGDIDVTVPSVARMYDYYLGGKDNYAVDREACEELSKVVPSTEVLAVNNRRFLRRVVRWLAREQGIRQFVDHGSGLPTQDNVHQVAQQVDPASRVVYIDNDPIVLAHGRALLEENENTAVIQADMRDTDGIFGSPEVRRLIDLDEPVAALFVSVLHCIPDADDPAALVRRVAERLAPGSFLVVCQLVSEDAATRDFVTEFMRVSTQGHWGRVRQQHELRAFLGGLEIQEPGLVEVSTWRPDPSDAGPRQLTQEWIEYGGVARKP; encoded by the coding sequence ATGAGCCAGGAAATCCGGCCGCCGGCCGGCGACATCGATGTGACTGTCCCGAGCGTCGCGCGGATGTACGACTACTACCTCGGCGGCAAGGACAACTACGCGGTGGACCGCGAGGCGTGCGAGGAGCTGAGCAAGGTCGTGCCGAGCACCGAGGTGCTGGCCGTCAACAACCGGCGCTTCCTCCGCCGGGTGGTCCGCTGGCTGGCCCGCGAGCAGGGCATCCGGCAGTTCGTCGACCACGGCTCCGGGCTGCCGACCCAGGACAACGTCCACCAGGTCGCCCAGCAGGTCGATCCGGCCTCCCGGGTGGTGTACATCGACAACGACCCGATCGTGCTGGCACACGGCCGGGCGCTGCTGGAGGAGAACGAGAACACCGCCGTCATCCAGGCCGACATGCGGGACACCGACGGGATCTTCGGCAGCCCGGAGGTACGGCGGCTGATCGACCTCGACGAGCCGGTCGCCGCGCTGTTCGTCTCCGTGCTGCACTGCATCCCGGACGCCGACGATCCGGCCGCCCTGGTGCGGCGGGTCGCCGAACGGCTGGCCCCCGGAAGCTTTCTGGTGGTGTGTCAGCTGGTGAGCGAGGACGCCGCGACCCGGGACTTCGTCACCGAGTTCATGCGGGTGAGCACGCAGGGACACTGGGGCCGGGTGCGGCAGCAGCACGAACTGCGGGCGTTCCTGGGCGGGTTGGAGATCCAGGAGCCGGGACTGGTGGAGGTCTCCACCTGGCGGCCCGACCCGTCGGACGCCGGCCCCAGGCAGCTGACGCAGGAGTGGATCGAGTACGGAGGAGTGGCGCGCAAGCCGTGA
- a CDS encoding helix-turn-helix transcriptional regulator — translation MSAAQPSSDPSLRRYLDHPRGGPTILRIVLGTQLRRLREAAGITREAAGDAIRASHAKISRLELGRVSCKERDVTDLLTLYGVTDSAARATYLALARRTGRPGWWHQYNDVLPSWFETHLGLESAASVIRSYEVQFVPGLLQTADYARAVARLGNPRATPEETERRVALRMERQRLLTLTDPPRLWAIVDEACLRRPLGGPEVMAGQVKHLLEMARLPNVTLQVAPFALGGLAAAGGPVTILRFQEPDLPDIVYLEQLTSALYLDKRTDVDHYLAVMDRLSAQAESPRNSVAMLEGMLGQAG, via the coding sequence ATGAGCGCCGCGCAGCCGAGCAGCGACCCGTCCCTGCGCCGCTATCTCGACCATCCACGCGGCGGTCCGACCATCCTGCGGATCGTGCTGGGCACCCAGCTGCGCCGGCTGCGGGAGGCCGCCGGCATCACCCGCGAGGCCGCCGGGGACGCCATCCGCGCCTCACACGCCAAGATCAGCCGCCTGGAACTGGGCCGGGTGAGCTGCAAGGAGCGCGATGTCACCGACCTGCTGACGCTCTACGGCGTCACCGACAGCGCGGCCCGCGCCACCTATCTCGCCCTCGCCCGCCGGACCGGCAGACCCGGCTGGTGGCACCAGTACAACGACGTGCTGCCCAGCTGGTTCGAGACCCACCTCGGCCTGGAATCGGCGGCGTCGGTCATCCGCAGCTACGAAGTCCAGTTCGTTCCGGGGCTGTTGCAGACGGCGGACTACGCGCGGGCGGTGGCGCGGCTCGGCAACCCGCGGGCCACTCCGGAGGAGACCGAGCGGCGGGTCGCGCTGCGGATGGAGCGGCAGCGGCTGCTGACGCTCACCGACCCGCCGCGGCTGTGGGCCATCGTCGACGAGGCGTGCCTGCGCCGCCCGTTGGGCGGGCCGGAGGTGATGGCCGGGCAGGTCAAGCACCTGCTGGAGATGGCGCGGCTGCCCAACGTCACCCTCCAGGTGGCACCGTTCGCCCTCGGCGGCCTCGCCGCGGCCGGCGGACCGGTCACCATCCTCCGCTTCCAGGAGCCCGATCTCCCCGACATCGTCTATCTGGAGCAGCTGACCAGCGCGCTCTATCTGGACAAGCGCACCGACGTCGACCACTACCTGGCGGTGATGGACCGGCTCAGTGCGCAGGCCGAGTCGCCGCGCAACTCTGTCGCGATGCTGGAGGGGATGCTGGGGCAGGCCGGCTGA
- a CDS encoding DUF397 domain-containing protein, translating into MESMTNGMPATGVGDADWRKSRRSNPNGNCVELALLPDGGVAVRNSRHTAGPALVYPRAEMAAFLQGAKDGEFDDLFVCD; encoded by the coding sequence ATGGAGTCGATGACCAACGGCATGCCGGCCACCGGAGTCGGCGACGCGGACTGGCGCAAGAGCCGCCGCAGCAACCCCAATGGCAACTGCGTTGAACTGGCGCTTCTTCCGGACGGCGGGGTCGCGGTGCGCAACTCGCGGCACACCGCGGGCCCGGCGCTGGTCTATCCGCGCGCCGAGATGGCCGCGTTCCTCCAGGGCGCGAAGGACGGCGAGTTCGATGATCTGTTCGTCTGCGACTGA
- a CDS encoding ATP-binding protein — protein sequence MTTHPAQSERDALREGGKPAAATGRDAWSMPGPDGFAACALSGAECTVAEARRFTRATLETWRMCPHLADNAVLVVSELVSNALRHGLADPLDMGFNFLSEERFCHAWLALTRQERGVLCAVSDGGTQAPVLRPQEDLAESGRGLHLVNQLSESWGWTPPDHSGKTVWATVMAHG from the coding sequence ATGACCACACACCCGGCACAGTCCGAGCGCGACGCCCTCCGGGAAGGAGGGAAGCCAGCGGCCGCCACCGGCCGGGACGCATGGTCGATGCCGGGACCGGACGGATTCGCGGCCTGCGCGCTCAGCGGTGCGGAGTGCACCGTGGCCGAGGCCCGCCGCTTCACCCGGGCCACCCTCGAAACCTGGCGGATGTGCCCCCACCTCGCCGACAACGCCGTCCTGGTCGTCTCGGAACTGGTCAGCAACGCCCTCCGGCACGGCCTCGCCGACCCCCTGGACATGGGCTTCAACTTCCTTTCCGAGGAACGCTTCTGCCATGCCTGGCTGGCGCTGACCCGGCAGGAGCGCGGGGTGCTGTGCGCGGTCTCCGACGGCGGGACCCAGGCACCCGTGCTGCGGCCGCAGGAGGACCTGGCCGAGTCCGGGCGCGGACTCCATCTCGTCAACCAGCTGAGCGAGTCCTGGGGTTGGACGCCGCCGGACCACTCCGGCAAGACCGTGTGGGCCACAGTGATGGCGCACGGCTGA
- a CDS encoding coenzyme f390 synthetase: protein MGVNSFPQDVARGLFEGNPLAGLIEGFCLTLDAGGDLEAGPVVHVQLRPGVTLSAVEADQLAKACQQGVQRQLDTHDADFVPHPEQGPAANDLAIAVHPHRSGPFADPTSIRDGYLLRGDY from the coding sequence ATGGGGGTCAACAGCTTTCCGCAGGACGTCGCGCGCGGGCTCTTCGAGGGCAATCCGCTGGCCGGGCTGATCGAGGGGTTCTGCCTGACGCTGGACGCGGGCGGCGACCTGGAGGCCGGGCCCGTGGTCCACGTCCAGCTGCGGCCCGGAGTGACGCTGTCCGCGGTCGAGGCGGACCAGCTGGCGAAAGCCTGCCAGCAGGGCGTCCAGCGTCAACTGGACACCCATGACGCGGACTTCGTGCCCCATCCGGAGCAGGGGCCGGCCGCCAACGATCTGGCCATCGCCGTGCATCCGCACCGCAGCGGCCCGTTCGCCGATCCCACCTCGATCCGGGACGGCTATCTGCTGCGCGGCGACTACTGA